TTTGTAATACCCTCCTCCATCTGGAGGATGATCCTTTCAGCTTCACTGTCGGGGACAGGATATGGTTCACTTCCGCCACCAAGAAAACCCGTCACCTTAGCAGTATTCCTGACTGTATGCCAGGTATCCTTGTTAAGCACCATCTGTACCATAATATAGCCGGGATAAAACTTCCTTGTGGATGTCTTTTTCTGACCTTTTTTTAACTCGACAACCTGTTCTGTCGGCACAAGGACCTTTCCGAAATAGCTTTCCTGTTTCAGAGCCTTAACCCTTTCCTCAAGATTCAGTTTTACTTTATTCTCAAATCCTGAATAGGTATGAACAATGTACCATTTTAAACCAACATTTTTTTCTTCGTTCATATTATTTCTCTGAAATTAACCTACTATTTTATTTATAACACTCATCAGGCCGAAATCTACCAGACTAAGATAAATTGCCGCAATTATAACAAGAATGATAACTATTGTTGTGGATGCTATCAGTTCTTTCCTTGTAGGCCATTTAACCTTTTTAAACTCGGTTTTTGCATCTTTTAAAAACTGGCTTGTGATCGTGACAATATTTATCTTTTCTGCCTGTTTTTTTATTTTAATGTCT
The DNA window shown above is from Desulfatiglans sp. and carries:
- the nusG gene encoding transcription termination/antitermination protein NusG, translating into MNEEKNVGLKWYIVHTYSGFENKVKLNLEERVKALKQESYFGKVLVPTEQVVELKKGQKKTSTRKFYPGYIMVQMVLNKDTWHTVRNTAKVTGFLGGGSEPYPVPDSEAERIILQMEEGITKPKPRYSFEEGDEIRVVDGPFSNFQGTVEEVKPDKEKLRVLITIFGRATPVELDFIQVNKI
- the secE gene encoding preprotein translocase subunit SecE is translated as MPEKRDSDIKIKKQAEKINIVTITSQFLKDAKTEFKKVKWPTRKELIASTTIVIILVIIAAIYLSLVDFGLMSVINKIVG